The Lycium barbarum isolate Lr01 chromosome 9, ASM1917538v2, whole genome shotgun sequence genome has a segment encoding these proteins:
- the LOC132611679 gene encoding uncharacterized protein LOC132611679 — protein sequence MADASKLHPATTVTNIKSCILIVLDYEGSQYNNWATLFKLHCRANLVINHILPLASPTVPPPATAVEKLAAKALWERLDDIVWQWIYGTISNDLLNMIIHQEDTAAEAWDRLVHLFQDNKSARALALNAKFTNTKLVDFPNVKAYCTWLNVLADNLANVGHKVSDERLVLRLLRGLSEEYKTFRTTVQHRTPLPSFDVVRSILELEEDSHAEDVIHDSGSNATLVSHNVNPQNFSRNGHPNNFEK from the coding sequence ATGGCTGACGCCTCCAAGTTGCATCCTGCAACTACCGTCACcaatatcaaatcatgcattcttaTTGTGCTTGACTACGAAGGAAGCCAATACAATAACTGGGCTACCCTCTTCAAGCTCCATTGTCGTGCAAATTTAGTGATCAACCACATCCTACCTCTTGCCTCCCCCACCGTGCCACCACCGGCAACTGCAGTCGAAAAACTTGCTGCTAAGGCCCTATGGGAACGGCTAGATGACATTGTTTGGCAATGGATATATGGTACGATATCGAATGATCTTCTCAACATGATCATTCATCAAGAGGACACCGCAGCCGAGGCTTGGGACCGCCTTGTTCATCTCTTTCAGGACAACAAATCGGCTAGGGCTCTTGCTCTTAATGCAAAATTCACCAAcaccaaattggtggattttccaaatgtgaaagcATACTGCACCTGGCTGAATGTTCTTGCAGACAACCTTGCCAACGTCGGTCACAAAGTTTCCGATGAACGACTTGTGCTTCGTCTTCTGCGAGGGTTGTCGGAGGAATATAAAACTTTTCGCACGACGGTGCAGCATCGTACTCCTCTCCCATCTTTTGACGTTGTCAGGTCAATACTTGAGCTTGAGGAAGATAGCCATGCCGAGGACGTCATTCACGACTCCGGCTCGAATGCTACTCTTGTTTCCCACAATGTTAATCCTCAGAATTTCTCAAGAAATGGACATCCcaataattttgaaaaataa